TGAATAAGATAATCAACAGGAAAAACAAGATGGACATTAGTCTGTCTTGTTTTTGTATGGATTTCCTTATCGAAAATCACTAAAAATGTGGTATAATGAAGTGTTAGAAAAACAGGTTTCATTAGCCTGGAAAGGAAATATTATGTCTGAAAAGAATTTTTATATTACAACACCGATTTACTATCCATCTGGTAAACTTCATATCGGTTCTGCCTACACTACCATCGCTTGTGATGTCCTAGCTCGTTACAAACGCCTGATGGGCTACGATGTCTTTTATCTGACAGGTCTGGATGAGCATGGTCAAAAGATCCAGCAAAAAGCGGAAGAAGCTGGTATCACACCACAAGCCTATGTTGATGGTATGGCAGTTGGAGTTAAAGAACTCTGGAAATTACTGGATATCTCATATGATAAATTTATCCGTACCACAGATGACTACCATGAAAAAGTAGTAGCACAAGTTTTTGAGCGTTTGCTTGCTCAAGATGATATCTACTTGGGTGAATACTCTGGTTGGTATTCAGTTTCAGATGAGGAATTCTTTACAGAAAGTCAACTTGCGGAAGTTTTCCGTGATGAAGCTGGCAATGTAACGGGTGGTATCGCTCCATCAGGCCACGAAGTGGAATGGGTTTCAGAAGAGTCTTACTTCCTTCGCCTCAGCAAGTATCAAGATCGTTTAGTTGAATTTTTCAAATCTCATCCTGACTTCATCACTCCAGATGGACGTCTCAATGAAATGTTGAAAAACTTTATCGAGCCAGGTTTGGAAGATTTAGCGGTATCACGTACAACCTTTACATGGGGGGTGCCAGTCCCATCAAATCCAAAACACGTTGTCTACGTTTGGTTTGATGCTCTGCTCAACTATGTGACAGCTCTTGGCTACGATCAAGAAGAACACGCTAACTTTGATAAGTTCTGGAATGGAACAGTCTTCCACATGGTCGGAAAAGACATTCTTCGTTTCCACTCAATCTACTGGCCAATCCTTCTCATGATGTTGGATATCAAATTGCCAGAACGTTTGATTGGGCATGGATGGTTTGTCATGAAAGACGGCAAGATGTCTAAGTCTAAAGGGAACGTTGTCTATCCTGAAATGTTGATAGAGCGTTTTGGTCTCGATCCACTTCGTTACTACCTCATGCGTAGCCTTCCGGTTGGTTCAGACGGAACCTTCACTCCAGAAGACTATGTAGGACGTATCAACTATGAATTGGCAAATGACCTCGGAAATCTCCTCAACCGTACGGTTTCCATGAT
The window above is part of the Streptococcus sp. Marseille-Q6470 genome. Proteins encoded here:
- the metG gene encoding methionine--tRNA ligase codes for the protein MSEKNFYITTPIYYPSGKLHIGSAYTTIACDVLARYKRLMGYDVFYLTGLDEHGQKIQQKAEEAGITPQAYVDGMAVGVKELWKLLDISYDKFIRTTDDYHEKVVAQVFERLLAQDDIYLGEYSGWYSVSDEEFFTESQLAEVFRDEAGNVTGGIAPSGHEVEWVSEESYFLRLSKYQDRLVEFFKSHPDFITPDGRLNEMLKNFIEPGLEDLAVSRTTFTWGVPVPSNPKHVVYVWFDALLNYVTALGYDQEEHANFDKFWNGTVFHMVGKDILRFHSIYWPILLMMLDIKLPERLIGHGWFVMKDGKMSKSKGNVVYPEMLIERFGLDPLRYYLMRSLPVGSDGTFTPEDYVGRINYELANDLGNLLNRTVSMINKYFDGQIPAYVEGVTEFDNALAQVAEQSIADYHTYMEAVDYPRALEAVWTLISRTNKYIDETAPWVLAKDEAHRDQLASVMSHLAASLRVVAHLIEPFMMETSRAVLTQLGLAEVSSLENLSLADFPANVTVVAKGTPIFPRLDMEEEIAYIKEQMEGNKPAVEKEWNPDEVELKLNKDEIKFEDFDKVEIRVAEVKEVSKVEGSDKLLQFRLDAGDGEDRQILSGIAKFYPNEQELVGKKVQIVANLKPRKMMKKYVSQGMILSAEHEGKLTLLTVDPAVPNGSVIG